In Shewanella sp. VB17, a single genomic region encodes these proteins:
- the lepA gene encoding translation elongation factor 4: MKHIRNFSIIAHIDHGKSTLSDRLIQECDGLSAREMESQVLDSMDIERERGITIKAQSVTLDYVAQDGETYQLNFIDTPGHVDFSYEVSRSLAACEGALLVVDAGQGVEAQTLANCYTALEMELDVVPILNKIDLPQADPDRVAEEIEDIVGIEATDAVRCSAKTGVGIKDVLEVIVAQIPAPQGETEGPLQALIIDSWFDSYQGVVSLVRVKHGTLKKGDKFKVMSTGQTYNADRVGIFTPKQTDTLELKTGEVGFVIAGIKEIHGAPVGDTLTHAKHGAEKPLAGFKKVKPQVYAGLFPISTDDYENFRDALNKLSLNDASLFFEPETSSALGFGFRIGFLGLLHMEIIQERLEREYNLDLITTAPTVVYEIVTTNGDTIYVDNPSDLPAINNIAEMREPIVETNILVPKEYLGNVITLCIEKRGVQKNLVYHGNQVALSYELPMAEVVMDFFDRLKSTSRGYASLEYNFIRFEPADMVRLDILINGDRVDALAMIIHKGLIRSKGLALVNKMKELIPRQMFDIAVQAAVGSQVIARSSIKAMRKDVTAKCYGGDVSRKKKLLNKQKEGKKRMKQVGNVEVPQEAFLAVLKLND; the protein is encoded by the coding sequence ATGAAGCATATTAGAAACTTTTCGATTATTGCCCATATCGACCACGGTAAATCCACACTCTCAGATCGATTGATCCAAGAATGCGATGGTCTTTCTGCTCGTGAAATGGAATCCCAAGTATTGGATTCAATGGACATTGAGCGTGAGCGTGGTATTACCATTAAAGCGCAGAGTGTGACGCTCGATTATGTTGCCCAAGATGGTGAAACATACCAGTTAAACTTCATTGATACACCAGGCCATGTTGACTTTTCTTATGAAGTCTCTCGTTCATTAGCGGCTTGTGAAGGCGCGCTGTTAGTGGTTGATGCAGGACAAGGGGTAGAGGCTCAGACACTCGCGAATTGTTACACTGCACTTGAAATGGAATTGGATGTTGTTCCTATATTGAACAAAATTGATCTCCCTCAAGCCGATCCTGATAGAGTAGCCGAAGAGATTGAAGACATCGTGGGTATTGAAGCCACTGATGCTGTTCGTTGTTCAGCGAAAACAGGCGTTGGTATTAAAGACGTGCTTGAAGTGATCGTCGCACAAATACCAGCGCCGCAAGGTGAGACTGAAGGACCGCTACAGGCCTTAATTATTGACTCATGGTTCGATAGCTACCAAGGTGTTGTGTCATTGGTGCGTGTTAAACATGGCACCCTGAAAAAAGGCGACAAGTTTAAGGTCATGTCTACCGGACAAACTTATAACGCAGATCGTGTTGGTATTTTTACGCCTAAACAAACTGATACTCTGGAACTCAAAACCGGTGAAGTCGGCTTTGTTATCGCGGGCATTAAAGAGATCCATGGCGCGCCAGTTGGTGATACTTTAACCCATGCTAAGCATGGTGCAGAAAAGCCTCTTGCTGGTTTTAAAAAGGTTAAACCACAGGTTTATGCTGGTTTATTTCCTATTTCTACTGATGATTATGAGAACTTCCGTGATGCATTAAATAAGCTGAGCTTGAATGATGCTTCTTTGTTCTTTGAGCCTGAAACCTCATCGGCACTTGGCTTTGGTTTCCGTATTGGTTTCCTTGGCTTATTGCATATGGAGATCATTCAAGAACGGCTTGAACGTGAATATAATTTGGATCTTATTACCACAGCCCCGACCGTAGTATATGAAATAGTGACCACCAATGGTGATACCATTTATGTCGATAATCCATCAGACCTTCCAGCCATAAACAACATTGCTGAGATGCGCGAACCCATTGTTGAAACCAATATTTTGGTGCCAAAAGAATACCTTGGTAACGTGATCACCCTTTGTATTGAAAAACGTGGTGTGCAGAAAAACTTGGTTTATCACGGTAATCAAGTTGCGCTTAGCTATGAGTTACCTATGGCTGAAGTGGTGATGGACTTCTTTGACCGCCTCAAATCAACGAGCCGTGGTTACGCGTCTCTTGAATATAATTTTATTCGTTTTGAGCCTGCTGACATGGTGCGCTTAGATATTTTGATCAATGGTGATAGAGTTGATGCACTTGCGATGATTATCCATAAAGGGCTCATTCGCAGCAAGGGTCTAGCACTTGTAAATAAAATGAAAGAACTTATTCCTAGGCAGATGTTTGACATTGCTGTTCAAGCAGCGGTAGGCAGCCAGGTTATTGCACGTTCTTCGATTAAAGCGATGCGTAAAGATGTCACAGCTAAGTGTTATGGTGGTGATGTTTCTCGTAAGAAAAAGTTATTGAATAAGCAAAAAGAAGGCAAAAAACGCATGAAGCAAGTTGGTAATGTGGAAGTGCCACAAGAAGCCTTCCTTGCGGTATTGAAACTTAATGATTAA
- a CDS encoding thymidylate synthase — MDQYLALCNRIIDEGTWVENQRTGKRCLTVINADLVYHVGANEFPLITTRKSFWKSAIAEMLGYIRGYDNAADFRNIGAKTWDANANDNLDWLNNPHRKGVDDMGRVYGVQGRAWRKPDGGSIDQLRKIIDNLKQGIDDRGEILSFYNPGEFHMGCLRPCMHTHNFSLLGDTLYLNSFQRSCDVPLGLNFNQVQVFTLLAIVAQITGKKAGTAFHKIVNAHIYEDQLEMMRDVQLTRTPFSPPSLTINPDIKSLEDLETWVTMDDFTVSDYQHHEAIKYPFSV; from the coding sequence ATGGATCAGTATCTTGCGTTATGTAACAGAATTATTGATGAAGGCACTTGGGTTGAGAATCAACGTACCGGTAAACGTTGCCTAACGGTAATTAATGCCGATTTGGTCTATCACGTTGGGGCTAATGAGTTTCCCTTAATCACGACTCGAAAAAGTTTTTGGAAAAGTGCCATTGCTGAAATGCTGGGCTATATTCGCGGCTATGATAACGCCGCAGATTTTAGAAACATTGGGGCTAAAACATGGGATGCAAACGCGAATGATAACCTCGATTGGTTAAATAACCCACATCGTAAAGGGGTTGATGATATGGGGCGTGTTTATGGTGTTCAAGGGCGAGCTTGGCGTAAACCTGATGGTGGCTCAATTGATCAGCTAAGAAAAATTATTGATAATCTTAAACAAGGTATTGATGATCGGGGTGAGATCTTAAGTTTCTATAATCCTGGTGAGTTTCATATGGGCTGCTTACGTCCTTGTATGCATACCCATAATTTCTCTTTACTTGGTGACACCCTTTATCTCAATAGCTTTCAGCGTTCATGTGATGTGCCATTAGGCTTGAACTTTAATCAAGTTCAAGTGTTTACTTTACTGGCTATCGTGGCACAAATTACCGGTAAGAAAGCGGGGACTGCTTTTCATAAAATCGTCAATGCCCACATTTATGAAGATCAGTTAGAGATGATGCGCGATGTTCAATTAACAAGAACCCCTTTTTCACCGCCATCATTAACCATAAATCCAGATATTAAATCCCTTGAAGATCTAGAAACCTGGGTTACGATGGATGATTTTACAGTGTCAGATTATCAGCATCATGAAGCAATAAAGTACCCTTTTTCAGTGTAA
- the rpoE gene encoding RNA polymerase sigma factor RpoE: MSGPTSDQQLVERVQQGDKNAFNLLVQKYHNKVMSLVSRYVRNQADVGDVAQEAFIKAYRALPNFRGESAFYTWLYRIAVNTAKNHLVAQGRRAPANDIDAEDAEYYDGSDALKEFASPERLMMSEQIQEMIFDTLDALPEELKMAISLRELDGMSYEEIANVMDCPVGTVRSRIFRAREAIDKVLKPMLEH; this comes from the coding sequence ATGAGTGGACCAACAAGTGATCAACAATTAGTTGAGAGAGTACAGCAAGGGGATAAGAACGCGTTTAACCTCTTAGTGCAAAAATATCATAACAAGGTCATGAGCTTGGTATCGCGTTATGTGCGCAATCAAGCAGACGTTGGGGATGTTGCTCAGGAAGCGTTTATTAAAGCTTATCGAGCATTGCCTAATTTTAGAGGCGAAAGTGCGTTTTATACTTGGTTGTATCGGATCGCGGTGAATACTGCGAAAAACCATTTAGTGGCACAAGGGCGCCGCGCACCTGCGAATGATATTGATGCTGAAGACGCTGAGTATTATGATGGTAGCGATGCGTTAAAGGAGTTTGCATCTCCAGAGCGCTTAATGATGTCAGAACAAATTCAAGAGATGATATTTGACACATTAGATGCTTTGCCTGAAGAGTTAAAAATGGCTATTTCATTACGTGAGCTTGATGGGATGAGTTATGAAGAGATAGCCAATGTAATGGATTGCCCTGTCGGTACGGTAAGATCTCGTATTTTTAGGGCGCGAGAGGCAATAGATAAAGTGCTTAAGCCGATGCTAGAGCATTAA
- the nhaR gene encoding transcriptional activator NhaR, with protein MSHLNYNHLYYFWMIYKRGSVAKAAEALCLTPQTVTGQIRVLETRLKGRLFKRVGRSLEPSELGELVFRYADKMFSLSYEMLDILNYQKTESMLFEVGIADALSKALASRVLLSVVPSDGSMRLACFESTHESLMERLREHKLDIILSDCAGESLKYPEILSKKLGECGIAFFSSEKFSLPFPECLEQGRLLIPGKRTSLGQQLYHWFDENGLNVNILGEFDDAAMMKAFGYFNQGIFVAPSIYKQDILSHNVHLLGETNDIQEVYHVMFAERMIQHPAVKRLLATDFTDLFAGRDPQVQQL; from the coding sequence ATGTCACATCTGAACTATAACCACCTGTACTACTTTTGGATGATTTATAAACGAGGTTCGGTGGCCAAAGCTGCCGAGGCTTTATGCTTAACACCACAAACGGTAACTGGACAAATCCGAGTACTTGAAACACGGTTAAAAGGACGCCTGTTTAAACGTGTAGGCCGCTCTTTAGAGCCGTCTGAGCTGGGGGAATTAGTATTTCGTTATGCTGATAAAATGTTTAGTTTGAGTTATGAAATGCTCGATATTTTAAACTATCAGAAAACGGAAAGTATGTTGTTTGAGGTTGGTATTGCCGATGCACTTTCTAAAGCATTAGCGAGTCGGGTGCTATTGTCTGTTGTACCCAGTGACGGTTCTATGCGACTTGCTTGTTTTGAGTCGACCCATGAAAGCTTAATGGAACGCTTAAGAGAGCATAAGCTGGATATTATTTTGTCAGATTGTGCGGGTGAATCTTTAAAGTACCCTGAAATCTTATCTAAAAAATTGGGCGAATGTGGGATTGCCTTTTTTTCTTCCGAGAAGTTTAGTTTGCCTTTCCCTGAATGTTTAGAGCAGGGAAGATTACTTATTCCAGGCAAACGAACGTCCCTTGGTCAGCAGCTTTATCATTGGTTTGATGAGAATGGGCTTAACGTCAACATCTTGGGTGAGTTCGATGATGCTGCGATGATGAAGGCATTTGGTTACTTCAATCAAGGAATTTTTGTTGCTCCGTCTATTTATAAGCAAGATATTCTTTCTCATAATGTGCATTTGCTTGGTGAAACTAATGACATCCAAGAAGTCTATCATGTGATGTTTGCAGAAAGAATGATCCAACATCCAGCTGTGAAACGTCTGTTAGCTACCGATTTTACCGATCTTTTTGCGGGCCGAGATCCACAAGTACAACAATTATAA
- a CDS encoding SoxR reducing system RseC family protein: protein MMEEMAKVLECDGSGWVIVEVQVKNSCNHCDNSESCGTSAVAKAFSPKVQRFSIPSERQYQPGELLKLGLPESVILKAAALMYIFPLVGLFLGMASVSFIASQYHFQLNELVIIASAFLGGVIFWRIAKSLAHRIEIDSQPVIISYLGQSISS, encoded by the coding sequence ATGATGGAAGAAATGGCAAAAGTACTCGAATGTGATGGCAGTGGTTGGGTCATTGTCGAGGTCCAAGTAAAAAATAGCTGCAATCATTGTGACAACAGTGAATCATGCGGAACTTCAGCGGTCGCTAAAGCTTTTTCACCTAAAGTGCAGCGTTTTTCTATTCCATCAGAACGTCAATATCAACCCGGTGAACTATTAAAACTTGGGTTACCAGAAAGTGTGATCTTAAAAGCGGCGGCTCTGATGTATATATTCCCTTTAGTGGGACTATTTTTGGGCATGGCATCGGTGTCTTTCATCGCATCTCAATACCATTTTCAACTTAATGAACTGGTGATTATAGCCTCTGCTTTTTTAGGGGGCGTGATTTTTTGGCGAATAGCAAAAAGCCTTGCTCACCGAATAGAAATCGATAGTCAACCCGTGATTATTTCGTATCTTGGTCAGTCAATATCGTCTTAA
- a CDS encoding succinate dehydrogenase assembly factor 2, with protein sequence MKISRVRWACRRGMLELDVLFQPFVEAHYEQMTLEDKNIFVRLLEGEDPVLFAWFMGHEKCLDPELSKMVIRVRGREAP encoded by the coding sequence ATGAAAATATCGAGAGTAAGATGGGCTTGCCGTAGAGGTATGTTGGAGCTTGATGTGTTATTTCAGCCATTTGTAGAAGCCCATTATGAACAAATGACGCTTGAAGATAAAAATATTTTTGTTCGTTTGCTTGAGGGAGAAGATCCGGTACTGTTTGCTTGGTTTATGGGCCACGAGAAGTGCCTTGATCCTGAATTGTCAAAGATGGTCATTCGTGTTCGTGGAAGAGAAGCACCATAG
- a CDS encoding MucB/RseB C-terminal domain-containing protein, with translation MRLFILTLLVLHFPAIGQEGMSAKVWLDNMSQALREQEYKISLIQLQADHIRPLVYIHGKIDDQEVAFLEHLNGAPKNAVRVGDTVTFIEHDQAAYSIKTNRIQGLLPQAFAGNIDEFSSGYQFVLGGRSRLAGRPSQLVRIIPVDKFRYGYQVWLDLDTYLPLRYDMLTEDKQLLEQVLVVELLVLDSVPAILNEAYKQQWPDVIAQPTRDVGGNWKFNWLPEGFKVLVKDSHRLMGSHEAVEYIALSDGMASISVYVAKASDAKMPEELVTRNGLSLVTERIGNAEVVAVGKVPAKTLLRIAKSITID, from the coding sequence TTGCGTCTTTTCATATTAACACTGCTAGTTTTACATTTTCCTGCCATTGGGCAGGAAGGTATGTCTGCAAAGGTTTGGTTGGATAATATGAGCCAAGCTTTGCGTGAGCAAGAATACAAAATATCCCTTATTCAACTGCAAGCGGATCATATTCGTCCTTTAGTCTACATCCATGGTAAAATTGACGACCAAGAAGTTGCATTTCTTGAACACCTTAATGGCGCACCTAAGAATGCGGTGCGAGTCGGCGATACTGTGACTTTTATCGAGCACGACCAAGCTGCCTACAGTATTAAAACCAACCGGATACAAGGGTTATTACCACAGGCATTTGCAGGTAACATAGATGAGTTTTCATCAGGCTATCAATTTGTATTAGGTGGACGCAGCAGATTGGCAGGACGTCCAAGTCAGTTAGTGCGCATCATTCCTGTCGACAAGTTTAGATACGGTTACCAAGTTTGGTTAGATTTGGATACTTATCTGCCTTTGCGCTATGACATGTTGACCGAAGACAAACAATTATTAGAGCAAGTATTAGTGGTTGAGCTTCTGGTGTTAGATAGCGTACCTGCGATACTTAATGAAGCCTATAAACAACAATGGCCTGATGTGATAGCTCAGCCAACCCGCGATGTGGGTGGAAATTGGAAGTTTAATTGGTTACCTGAAGGTTTTAAGGTTTTAGTGAAGGACAGCCACAGATTAATGGGAAGTCATGAAGCAGTTGAATATATCGCCTTAAGTGATGGCATGGCCAGTATCTCAGTGTATGTTGCTAAGGCAAGTGATGCTAAGATGCCCGAAGAATTAGTGACGCGAAACGGACTCTCTTTAGTGACTGAACGCATTGGCAATGCCGAAGTCGTTGCTGTGGGGAAAGTGCCAGCTAAAACATTATTACGTATTGCAAAAAGTATTACGATTGATTAA
- the nadB gene encoding L-aspartate oxidase — MTHVVEHQSDVLVIGSGAAGLTLALHLAEKSQVILLSKGYLNEGSTYYAQGGIASVFDEEDTIESHVADTLIAGAGLCDESIVTFTAENAKSAMEWLIKCGVAFDKEEGFKGDTSQAPYHLTREGGHSHRRILHAADATGKEVQVTLQDRAKSHPNILVLERYNAIDLITSRKLNLPGDKVLGAYIWNRDQEHVETVRARFVALATGGSSKVYQYTSNPDIASGDGIAMAWRSGCRVANMEFNQFHPTCLYHAEAKNFLLTEALRGEGAYLRRPDGSRFMPDFDERAELAPRDIVARAIDFEMKRLGSDCVYLDITHKPAEFVIKHFPTIHKRCLEFGIDITTDPIPVVPAAHYTCGGVITDKQGKTDLNGLYAIGEVAYTGLHGANRLASNSLLECLVFARAAGQEIESLLHKTPMPDALPAWDESQVSNSDEEVVIAHNWHELRLFMWDYVGIVRSDKRLERALRRCAMLQQEIQEYYSHFRVSNNLLELRNLVQVAELIIRCAMERKESRGLHYNIDHPEQLPNPVPTILQPD, encoded by the coding sequence ATGACACATGTAGTTGAACACCAATCTGACGTTTTGGTTATTGGTAGTGGGGCTGCTGGCCTAACACTAGCTTTGCATCTTGCTGAAAAATCACAAGTTATATTATTATCTAAAGGTTATCTTAATGAAGGTTCAACCTATTATGCTCAAGGTGGGATCGCCTCAGTATTTGATGAAGAGGACACTATCGAGTCTCATGTTGCCGATACGTTAATCGCCGGAGCAGGATTATGTGATGAATCCATCGTCACTTTTACCGCTGAAAATGCAAAAAGTGCCATGGAATGGCTAATAAAATGTGGCGTTGCATTTGACAAAGAAGAAGGTTTTAAAGGTGATACTAGTCAAGCACCCTACCATCTCACACGCGAAGGCGGACACAGTCATCGACGTATTCTTCATGCTGCAGATGCAACAGGCAAAGAAGTTCAGGTCACTTTACAAGATAGAGCTAAATCACATCCAAACATTCTTGTTCTCGAACGTTATAATGCCATCGACTTGATCACTTCTCGTAAATTGAACCTTCCAGGAGATAAAGTACTCGGCGCCTATATCTGGAATAGAGATCAAGAACATGTAGAAACAGTCAGAGCACGTTTTGTCGCATTAGCCACAGGCGGAAGCTCTAAAGTATATCAATATACATCAAACCCTGATATTGCCTCAGGTGATGGTATAGCCATGGCCTGGCGGTCGGGTTGTCGTGTGGCAAATATGGAGTTTAACCAATTCCACCCAACCTGCCTTTATCATGCCGAAGCCAAAAATTTTCTTCTCACTGAAGCATTACGTGGTGAAGGGGCTTACTTACGTCGTCCTGATGGCAGCCGCTTTATGCCCGATTTTGATGAACGCGCCGAGCTGGCCCCAAGGGACATAGTCGCCCGTGCTATCGATTTTGAAATGAAGCGGTTAGGATCAGACTGTGTTTACTTGGATATCACCCATAAACCGGCTGAATTTGTCATCAAGCACTTCCCAACGATACACAAGCGTTGTCTCGAATTTGGTATCGACATTACCACAGACCCCATCCCAGTGGTGCCAGCAGCGCATTATACCTGTGGTGGTGTCATCACAGATAAACAAGGTAAGACTGATCTTAATGGTTTATATGCCATTGGTGAAGTCGCCTACACAGGTTTACATGGTGCAAACCGCTTAGCCAGTAATTCATTACTCGAATGCTTAGTCTTTGCTCGTGCTGCCGGCCAAGAGATTGAAAGTCTATTACATAAAACGCCAATGCCAGATGCACTTCCCGCTTGGGATGAGAGTCAAGTGTCAAACTCAGATGAAGAAGTCGTGATCGCCCATAATTGGCATGAACTTCGACTGTTTATGTGGGATTATGTCGGCATTGTGCGCTCAGATAAGCGTCTAGAACGTGCTTTACGTCGCTGTGCTATGTTGCAACAAGAGATCCAAGAATACTACAGTCATTTTAGGGTAAGTAATAACCTGCTTGAATTAAGAAATTTAGTACAAGTCGCTGAGCTGATCATTCGTTGCGCCATGGAACGTAAAGAAAGTCGTGGACTTCACTATAATATCGATCACCCAGAGCAACTCCCCAATCCTGTACCGACAATATTACAACCTGATTAA
- the nhaA gene encoding Na+/H+ antiporter NhaA — translation MEKAIKNFLSQESAGGILLMVAVALAMIMANSPLASLYQGFLGTEMQVRVGSLDIDKTLIHWINDGLMALFFMLIGLEVKRELLEGALSSAAKASLPTFGAIGGMVFPAAIYLFFNYGDPITQAGWAIPAATDIAFALGVIALLGSRVPVALKVFLLALAIMDDLGVVVIIAMFYSTDLSMLSLVVAAVAIVGLIALNRKGVMTLGPYGVLGLILWIAVLKSGVHATLAGVIIAFCIPLRAPNGSSPSESLEHSLHPWSTFIILPIFAFANAGVDLTQMSVSDLLSPVPVGIALGLLLGKPLGVLVFCFIGVKLKLAVLPEGIGWRHIAPVAVMCGIGFTMSMFISSLAFVGDAEIYGDLARLGILVGSLASALVGYFWLSAVLPETSRAKKNNKGEVT, via the coding sequence ATGGAAAAGGCGATTAAAAACTTTTTGAGCCAAGAATCTGCAGGTGGGATCTTGTTGATGGTTGCGGTTGCACTGGCGATGATAATGGCCAATTCCCCTTTAGCGAGTCTTTATCAAGGTTTTCTCGGCACAGAAATGCAAGTGCGTGTTGGCAGTTTAGATATAGACAAAACGTTAATACATTGGATTAACGATGGCTTAATGGCGCTGTTTTTCATGCTGATAGGCTTAGAGGTGAAACGAGAGCTGCTTGAAGGAGCATTATCTAGTGCTGCTAAGGCTTCTTTACCGACATTTGGCGCCATTGGCGGCATGGTGTTTCCTGCCGCTATCTACTTATTTTTTAATTATGGTGATCCCATTACTCAAGCAGGTTGGGCGATTCCTGCAGCGACTGATATTGCGTTTGCATTGGGTGTTATTGCCCTGTTAGGCAGTCGTGTACCTGTCGCACTCAAAGTTTTTTTGCTTGCATTGGCGATTATGGATGATCTCGGTGTTGTTGTCATTATTGCCATGTTTTACAGCACAGATCTTTCGATGTTGAGCTTAGTGGTCGCGGCAGTGGCGATTGTGGGACTAATAGCGCTTAACCGCAAAGGTGTCATGACATTAGGCCCTTATGGCGTTTTAGGGCTGATATTGTGGATTGCAGTATTAAAATCTGGCGTTCACGCTACCTTAGCAGGTGTGATTATTGCTTTTTGTATCCCATTACGAGCCCCGAATGGCAGTTCGCCATCTGAAAGCTTGGAACATAGTCTGCACCCTTGGAGTACCTTTATCATTTTGCCCATTTTTGCATTTGCTAATGCAGGGGTTGATTTAACGCAAATGAGTGTCAGTGATTTATTGTCCCCAGTTCCTGTTGGGATAGCGCTTGGCTTATTACTTGGTAAGCCGCTAGGTGTATTAGTATTTTGTTTTATTGGTGTAAAGTTAAAACTTGCCGTATTACCTGAAGGGATCGGATGGCGACATATTGCGCCCGTTGCAGTGATGTGTGGTATTGGTTTCACCATGTCGATGTTTATCTCTTCATTGGCGTTCGTCGGCGATGCGGAGATTTATGGTGACTTGGCTAGACTAGGTATTTTAGTTGGATCCTTAGCGTCTGCCCTGGTTGGTTATTTTTGGTTATCTGCGGTATTACCTGAGACATCTCGGGCAAAGAAAAATAATAAAGGAGAAGTAACATGA
- a CDS encoding protein YgfX — protein sequence MEEKHHSFNLTSSFDQRFSLVVFASVCLTSFLAWPPFDNAIYWLIKATLLVIMLLFFIYQFWKLNRWTCKFSLNAVGEGHLTDHGKFTLYKRAFVTPFVCFFYIQTDKEQRLIIIWSDMCDDTSYRHLCRLLLITPTVKG from the coding sequence GTGGAAGAGAAGCACCATAGTTTTAATCTTACTTCCTCATTCGATCAGCGGTTCTCGTTGGTCGTTTTTGCCAGCGTATGCCTGACATCTTTTCTTGCTTGGCCTCCTTTCGATAATGCAATTTATTGGTTAATTAAAGCGACCTTGTTGGTTATAATGTTACTGTTTTTTATTTATCAATTTTGGAAGCTTAATCGTTGGACATGCAAATTCTCCCTTAATGCAGTAGGCGAAGGCCATTTGACCGATCATGGTAAGTTTACTTTATACAAAAGGGCCTTTGTTACCCCTTTTGTCTGTTTTTTTTATATTCAGACTGACAAAGAGCAGCGTCTCATCATCATTTGGTCTGATATGTGTGACGACACCAGTTATCGTCACTTGTGTCGATTATTGTTAATTACCCCCACGGTTAAGGGATAA
- a CDS encoding sigma-E factor negative regulatory protein, whose protein sequence is MDKLGQEWVSAAVDGEVDEQALAELIANQDSHEQWHDYHMIGDAMRGELPKAINLNLCASIAAAIELEPTFLAPVKPKLEEATPAIKSNVIPMFKQFGQYAIAASVALVAVVGVQNYSQDSIDTSPLPVLNTRPLLGSVTPVSLQTAPVKNNQGYNNVQVMEQRQRINAYIQDHMLQQRLNNGVNIDDNSQNENAPAALSN, encoded by the coding sequence ATGGATAAATTAGGTCAAGAATGGGTATCCGCTGCAGTCGATGGTGAAGTCGATGAGCAAGCGTTGGCTGAACTGATAGCTAACCAGGATTCACATGAGCAGTGGCATGATTATCATATGATCGGCGATGCCATGCGTGGCGAGTTGCCTAAAGCAATCAATCTAAACCTTTGTGCCAGCATAGCGGCAGCAATTGAATTAGAGCCCACTTTTTTGGCACCAGTTAAACCTAAGCTTGAGGAAGCCACGCCGGCCATTAAGTCGAATGTGATCCCTATGTTTAAGCAGTTTGGTCAATATGCCATCGCTGCGAGCGTGGCATTGGTTGCTGTCGTTGGCGTGCAAAATTACAGTCAAGATAGCATCGATACGTCACCTCTACCGGTTCTCAATACTCGTCCGCTTTTGGGCAGTGTGACACCAGTGAGTTTACAAACAGCTCCGGTTAAAAATAACCAAGGTTACAATAATGTGCAGGTGATGGAGCAGCGTCAACGTATTAATGCATACATTCAAGATCATATGTTGCAGCAAAGATTGAATAATGGGGTTAATATAGACGACAATAGTCAAAATGAGAATGCGCCAGCTGCATTGAGCAACTAA
- the lepB gene encoding signal peptidase I — MAAYFSLILVLVTLCTGLIWMLDALLLAPKRREKLAMAQAGDANISDDIAEKITREPALVETARSMFPVIAFVLVLRSFIYEPFQIPSGSMMPTLLVGDFILVEKFTYGLKDPVWRSQLVDNGKPERGDVAVFKYPVNPQIDYIKRVVGLPGDRIVYRNKQLYIQPACAEGVASCPELEQVSRVSVNQGEFTHNGTPLLRYTEKLGDVSHDILIDPSRPDPTNYYFREGNLPVGEFIVPEGQYFMMGDNRDNSTDSRFWGFVPEGNLVGKAVAIWISFEFDRAKADLLPTWIPTGVRFERVGGIT; from the coding sequence ATGGCAGCCTATTTTTCCCTAATTTTGGTATTAGTGACCTTATGCACCGGCTTGATTTGGATGCTTGATGCGTTGTTACTTGCACCTAAGCGTCGTGAAAAACTTGCGATGGCCCAAGCTGGTGATGCAAATATCAGTGATGACATTGCCGAAAAAATTACCCGTGAACCGGCGCTCGTTGAAACCGCTCGCTCCATGTTCCCTGTTATTGCATTTGTACTGGTGTTACGTTCATTTATCTATGAACCATTTCAGATCCCGTCGGGTTCTATGATGCCAACACTATTAGTCGGCGACTTTATTTTAGTTGAAAAGTTTACTTATGGACTTAAAGATCCGGTTTGGCGTAGCCAGCTGGTTGACAATGGTAAACCGGAACGTGGTGATGTGGCGGTATTTAAGTACCCAGTTAATCCTCAAATAGATTACATTAAGCGGGTTGTTGGCCTGCCCGGTGATCGCATTGTCTATCGGAATAAGCAGCTTTATATTCAGCCTGCTTGTGCCGAAGGAGTAGCGTCTTGCCCTGAGCTTGAACAGGTATCACGCGTGTCAGTCAATCAAGGTGAATTTACGCATAATGGGACTCCTTTATTGCGTTATACAGAAAAGTTGGGTGATGTGAGTCATGATATATTGATTGATCCGAGTCGCCCAGATCCCACTAATTATTATTTCCGTGAAGGGAATTTACCTGTAGGTGAATTTATTGTCCCTGAAGGACAATACTTTATGATGGGTGATAACCGTGACAACAGCACAGATAGTCGTTTTTGGGGCTTTGTGCCAGAAGGCAACTTAGTGGGTAAAGCGGTGGCTATTTGGATAAGTTTTGAATTTGACCGAGCTAAAGCTGATTTATTACCAACATGGATCCCAACGGGTGTCCGTTTTGAACGTGTAGGCGGTATCACTTAA